tcatttgaaataatGTTATCCTCTATTTAGAAGATGAGTGCAAAGAATGAGCCGATGCTCATGAAGGAAGTAGGTTAACACGCTGAGGTGAGGACTGGACCACTAGAGATGATTATTTCAGAGGATGTTAGTTCTAGTTGTTTGgataagaaaaataagttttggaCTTTTACCAAATGCCGTACTTCTTACAAGTCCAAAGCAGGCTAAGGGAATGCAATgcgtttgtttaaaaaattaaataaaatctgtaaaagagAATGGTAAAATCTCACTTTAGGAATTTTGATCAAAAGAAATccttaagaaatattttcatttctaaaacaatgtGTAGTGGGTAAATGCCATTATCTTAAGGAACACCTCAACTTCCAGGATTAGGTGGTTATTTGGTATTAATGTTAATgagactagaaaaaaaaagaggctaaaTCCAAACTGTGCCAACAGGACAATATTAAAAAGGCTGGAGGCACAGGACTCTGGGATGTAGATGATTTAATCTGAACTGGTTGCTCCGCAGCCTTCCCCTCTTTTCTTTAGTCACTCACTTCCTCATCATCCAGCTGAGTGTGTTGTCCAAATTAAATGTTAGCCTTTTGTACACTGGGAATCTGAatataaaactcagaaatcatCCCAAATCCAGCAGCATTCGAACACAGTTACTATTTATCACATAACAGAGCTCCTCTGCTTAATGGACTGTAAAGCTCAAAGTGCCGACATTAAGGCTCTGAGTTACATATGCCAGAGTCAACGGTGCATGTTGCAGTAATGTATTAATGATGCACATCAATGTTTTAGCTGCTCTTTAAAAAATGCGAAGTGTTCTGAATATTGACTGTGAATGCAGGTTTTTCTCTACTAAAGTTGGGGTTAAGGTCACAACGTGGACAGTAGAGGCTGATAAAGTTTCAGTTTAACTGAAATCTAAAGGACCAAGCTGAGTGACTAAATGTAACTTGTCCTAAATTATCTTCACTGTATTCAGTGACCCATTTAAAAAGCCCAACTGGAGAACAAAATTGAGACCGGATGCCTTAATACATGGAAAGATACTGACTCCAGTGCCTGTTGGCCAaagtttttgtgtatttataaatgcataattttaatCTATGAACATAAGTATTCTTTAAAAGAACCCTCTGATAACAACACATGTTGCTTTCACCTTTTTAAACAATCAGGTAGCTAACACTCTGCTACATCCCTGATGACTTGGAGTATTTATTTCTAGAAGCAGTATGACCTTTCAGCAGCGATAGCGATGTGTGAGCATGTGTTATTCATGAGATACCTTCGGATTGagtatttaaatataatcaGGAGGGTATATTATCCAACCCCCTTACTAGACCAACATTTATGTTAATACTCCACAATTACAACGTTCACCACCAGAGATGATTATACGAGATATAATCATCTCTGTTAAAGAAATTAGTTGGGTCTAAAAGGGCAGATTGCAGATGAGCATTTTAAGTCTATTAACTTGCCAAAGACATTATCTGGTAGAGTTGTAAGTGCTGCATACGTAAAAcaatttagaacaaaaaaaacatcttttctgTGTAGGACAGTGATTTGATCTTTATCTGCTcccaaattagaaaaaaaaaaatcttgtcaCAGGAGAGATTAAAACAGTGAAATTGTTTAAGTGTTAGCTGCGGCTTCACAAAATTATCAGGCTAACATTTCTGGCTTTTtacctctttgtgtttctttaagtGGATTACAAAAGTAACTCCTCAGGCTGGTTAAAATACTGGTCTCTGAAAGCTGCTGGAAAATTCCcaaaatgtggttttctttgCATCTTGTGAAATAAGATAAGTATCCTTaaaaaaagttgatgtttttccCCAGAGGTTCATTTGGGGAACGTCTGGGGTTCCCCAAATGAAATGGGGTCCATTTGAAAACCACAACCTTTAAGTAGATATTAAAATCCACTTCTCATCAAGCCCagatttcaatattaaaaatgtttgttgatcTTATGAAATATCTTAGATGTGTTTTCATTGACTTGATGTAAAATCATAATTGACGTAAATAGGGTTGAATCTTTTATTCAagtgtgtttcacttagtgttTTGACTTAGTGATTTAagtaaacttttcaataatttaaagaaTATGACTGGACATCTAAttttaaagcttattttataATATCAACATCTGAAACTGCTCCTGGTGGGAACAATCTTCGGTTTGAGTCAAAGTTCTGGTTTACCTGTTAATGTAACTGGGAGGCTCCAAATGTCCAGATTTTAAGTTCAGTTTTGAtgcaaaataaacagtaaacacAACATGAGTTAACCCATTGTTTTTGCCTAATTTGTTTCCCCTGTGTGTCAAAAGCACATAGGAGTCGATGCCTAATCATTCGCCTGTGGTCCACTGATCACCTGGTTAAAGATATACACACCTTCCAACTTTCTTCTTAACTCACATTAAAAACTTGAGCATCCCAGGTAGAAcacctgaattaaaaaaataaatctttaaagacTGGAAACATGGTTGACACCCATTTCAGTAATGTTTGTATAGGTGAATGGGTTTATGCAATTAAACTTTATACCTCTAATTGCACAGTCAGCAgtcattttattagaaaaatacatattcTAACAGAAACAAACGTTAATCTGCAAGTTCATACACTGATGGTAAAAGTAAAGCTGTATCATGAATACATTTCTCTTGGAAATTCAGATTTCACATATCACAATCACTGCACATTTCTGCCTTTACATGCATTTTTGCTATAGGTAAAAACAAGGGACAGgagttttaaaaagcagctctTACTGCATCACCGATGAAAAGGAGAAACCAGCTGAATCCTACCACAAACAAGTGAAGCTCAAGTCATGAGACTGTAAATAGAAATCTGGAGTAATCAGTAGCGATCATACTGCGGACGATTATGAGAGTTGTATCCCTGGTTGGAGCCTCTGAACCCAGACTGATATCCACTGCCATGCCCCCAGTTCCTGTCTCTGTCATGCTGTCCATGGCGGTCCCCTCGCCATCTCCTGTCTTCTCCCCAACTGCGGTCTCTGTAGCCTCGGCGGTCCTGGTACCTGGAAGGTATTTGTAAAAACCCGATTATTACAGTATAAAACATTTCCCATGGAGCGGCTGACTGaacagaaactagaccaaaactaccTGGTGTCCCTGCCCCTCTGGTTTCCTCCACCACGCCCCCGCCAGTCCTCAACAATTGGTGGCGGGTCAGCTGGACGTTTCAGATATTGCTGGTATTCACTGTCCTCTGGTGAAAATCTGTTAGAGAACAGCTCCTCGTAGCTCTGAGTGTTTTCTGATGTGTCAGACATCCTGTTAGCAagatgataaaaagaaaaggctgtTAAActcaaggaaaacaaaaaaagaaaaaagtatgagAGAAAACTGCCAAGATGATTGTGTTATAGgtgattttgactttttcaaaaacaaaaccaccaaaTAACTTTAATATTACGTTTACAAGTTTTATTACACAGaaactaatttaaacatttcaaggtGCTTCATTTTTCAAGCCCAGTGAGATATTGTGTTCAAAGTGACTTTTAAACTCAAAGTGGATCAAATTATGAGCGATTAAAATACCAGTTTCAAGGCAAAATCTAAAAGTATTCGCCTAAAAGCTGAAGAtgaaaattgatttaatttcccAGTATTATCGCAATAAATACTTATCCCACCCAGACATGCGTCTTCATCAGAAGAAAATTTAACTTGTGGCCAAAGTTCAGAActaaatcagacagaaaatctgtaaaagctactggacaaaaaatatatatatatatatatatctctcaAAATCGGATAGATTACTACAAGTTTTACAGGGTGGAGTGGACAAATGTTGGCCAGTCAAGATGTAGCGCGACGACAGACCAATACTAAAGAGGACTGATTGAGGTGTGTGCACTTTAAATATCAACGGTTTGTGTCTGTAGCTTCCCAGGAGCTGAAACTGCAAAGCACTTACTGTAccagacaaactgaaaaattacattACGTCCGTCAAGGAAAGAATATACTTGTTcgtttttaagattaaaatgtgCCAATACCTAGTGAAAGCAGCATGCTTCACTGTAGTCCGTTCCGTATTTTCATAATCATTCCGTAAACATCCTTAATATGTTCTGTCATGTTTAGTATTCCATTTGCCAACAACTAAATACAGAAGTGTTCTTTTCTGCCAAATAATATACAGTCTCTAGTTTAACAATGGGCATTTAAAcacttaaaggaaaaaaacagcttaatGGAAACTGCTAAACTGAATTGCTATTATTGCTAACACGGattttaagattgtttttttcctatgAACTTCGCAGCTATGAATTCCAAACCAGGAATTGATCCAGTACAATTAccataattaaaacaaaagttgtccTTCTAGTGCACTTTAGCAGAAAATTTAAGAACGTACCTTTACGCGACAACTGAACTGTTAGCTTTAGCGTCAACCAGCATCGGAACGTCACTGAAAATATGTTCCCTGAAACACAGAAGCTTGAAATAATGGTTCCGGGAGCGCGCGCACCTGCTCCTGATTACAAGCTTTTCAGGTAATGGAAACCTCTTTAAAAGCTTCTTTATTAGCATCATCTGTCCGTGTTAAGTCCGGTTATGAAGACGCAGTTTAAGTAATATGCATATTAGTTGTCCATCTGACTGTATAAAGGATCTCGACTTGAAAACAGCATTATAAAACATgtaagtgtttaaaaaaacaaaacaaaaataaggtCTGGGTGCTGTTTCCTTGGACATTTCGTGATTTCAGACCACAGTTTGGACACAGTTGTCAGCGTGAAACCGCAGCACCACAGATACCGCAGGTTTAAAGAGAGTGGGTGGTTTTGCAAAAGGAGGCAGGTTGAGGAAGCCGCTCCGTGTCGCTGCTGCTTGCTGCCTCTGCTGCCCTTCATATGAAACACAAACCCTCTGGGGAGGAAGAAACTCCGCATTGAGACCAAGCAGACAAACATCAACTTATTTCATTATCGCCCTACTGCAGGAAGCGAGGAGGAAGCCATTCTTAAGTGGGATTTAGCGCCTCACGTTTGACAGGAGCGACAAACCAggagaggatttaaaaaaaccaaaaaacttcCTGAACGTGTTTCTGTAGGAGCGAGCTTGACAACCCGGTGAATCGAGTTTACGGAGAAGTGCTCTCATATTTCACTTGTCTCTCAGCagcaagacttttttttctgctgcggACAAAGCGGGGTTTGTGACTCCGCTGACCACTAATATTTTGAGGACCTcacttttaacattattttttctatagcttccaaataaagaaaaggagTTGCACCGCAAGTCCGCTGCGATGGGGTGAGTGATCCGGAGAGCGCTGTCCTTCAGAGTGCCTTTTATTAACACCTGACTGTTCAATGTGTGTCGGTTCGCTGAAATACCTCTATAGCTGTTCACCTGTTCACCTGAATAGGGTGAACTGTCTCGCCTCGACTGTCCGTGTGGCTTGCTTTACAAGATTATATTTACAGACatcttttctgtgaaaaaatacgactttttatgtaaacatattATCTTGCGTATAGCACATAATTTTAAGTGGATCCCTGTGCGTTTTACGTTCTTCATAAtctgtgcagctgcagctttgcGGCTTATGATATGGAGGTGTCAGAGTCAATACTGCCCACTAACGAGGAGAAATATGGCACTTGTGGGGGAGTGTGTGTTCTCTGGAGCTAGTGTGCACTTCCACTGTGGTTTACAAGAAACGGCACATAATTTTGTGTCTATAGTCTGTTGTGTGGAGATTTGACTCTGGCTCATCTCAATAGTTATGCAATCAGTAGCCCACTTGACATATACTTGATTGGGGTGTTTATGTGAGGTATACCTACTCTTCCTCTGCATTCTGAAAACCTGTCATCCACTTCCACATCATTAGTTTCCACCCAATTACACAAGTTTGTCTCTAACTACGTGTTTTAGCAAACCAGTTTTACAATCTCGTCATGGTCTTGGAAGTTTTACAGTCACCGAACCGGTTTGGAGACGTGTTGGTCTTGTTGTGTCATGAAACTGGCCCAGTGGACCAGGAGCCAGGCCAAGACAGGGCAGGTCACACTTACTGGTGGAGTCAGCTCTGTGGTTTCAGTCTGCCTTATAACATCGGCTTGCAGAGAGAGTCTTGGAAGGCGGAGACACCGGTCTCCTTGGAAATCAGGATTCATTTTAAGATAACGAGTAAAGTTTGCCAACACTTTGTTTTAGAAGATGCTTCCTTTGTAATCAGCTGATGGCTGATTTGTCCAATATTTACATTATCAGAGAATCAAAAGTGACTTTCTAAATGGGCTCAGttcaaaactttagttttttaaaaaaaacttacctGCAGTTCCCTAATTTtaagcgttttttttttaaattaagaggTGGGCTGTctttctgaaattgtttttctctgcagcacaCAATGCTAAAAGAAATCTGCAGTGCACCTATGGCTGTGATTAAACAAGTTTACACTTGAATCTCAGCAAGAAGGAAGTATAAGAGAAGCTCTTTCAGGCAATGATGCATCTTGTTCTCATGCTTGTTTTCAATCAAATCCTTTTCTCTACTGTTAGTGTTTTGTCATTACATGAACTCCAGGCTGCTcttctgaaaatgtgacaagCTTG
This genomic interval from Gambusia affinis linkage group LG02, SWU_Gaff_1.0, whole genome shotgun sequence contains the following:
- the LOC122825074 gene encoding RNA guanine-N7 methyltransferase activating subunit-like produces the protein MSDTSENTQSYEELFSNRFSPEDSEYQQYLKRPADPPPIVEDWRGRGGGNQRGRDTRYQDRRGYRDRSWGEDRRWRGDRHGQHDRDRNWGHGSGYQSGFRGSNQGYNSHNRPQYDRY